The genomic window CTTGATCCCCATGGCGCAGGAGATGGGATTGGGGGTGATCCCGTATGCACCGCTGGCCGGTGGGGTACTCAGCGGCAAATACAGCCGCAGCGACCTCACCGCGACGAACATCGCCTCCGGCGACGGCACCCGCAAGAGCTTCAACTCCGCCTTGGGCACGCTCACCGAGCGCAACCTCGGCATCGCCGATGCCGTGAAGTAGACGGCCAGCGAAATGGGTCGCACACCCGCGCAGGTCGGATTGGCTTGGACCCTGCGGAATCCGGGGGTGACGGCACCGATCATCGGCGCGCGCACGCCCCATCAGCTCGAGGAGAACCTTGGGTGCCCCGGATGTCAGCTTCACCGCCGGCCAGCTGACCCGCCTCGGCGAGGCCAGCGCGATCCGGCTCGGCTTCCGACACGACATTCTTGCCAGTGACCACATCCGCACTGTGACGGCGGGCGATCTGACGATCGAAAGCCGGCGCACTCCAGATTCGGTGAGCGCCGCTTGAGGCGCCTGGCCGGCTCGGGGCTCCTAGCCCAGCCGCTCGACGATGGAGCCAGAGGTTCGCAAAACAACTAGCTCGGCGGGTTCTGCGTCCTGCCGGGATTCGGAAACGCCGGGTTAGTGTAGGCCGGCGTCTGAGGCTCTTCGCCGGGATTCGAACTCTCTGCTTGTGGTGGCCCGGACACTGCCGCAGCCGGTGAAGTCGGAGGCCCTCGATGTTCGGGCGGTGGCGGCTTGGGTACCAAGTAGTTCCTCCACGCGCCCGGTGGGTTTGGTGCAGGGCCGATGGTGTTGTCCGGCCAGCGCCATGAACACCCCCCGATAGCGCCGCCGAAATCGCCTGCAGGAATGGTTAATCCAAAACCCATAAAAGTTGCACCGATGGGGGCATTACCACCTGGACCACCCAGGTTCCATCCGCCATATTCGCAGTGCCAGTGCGTGCTGTTCTCTTCGATAGGGAAATCGCAGTAGTACGACGTGGCCCCCGCCTCGAAATTACTTCCGCCAATACCGGGATAGTCGCACACGCCAGGGCCTGGAATGTTGCCGCCCGGCCCGGCCCAGGCCGCGGGGGAATTGAGGAGTGCCCATAACGTAACGCCTGGCGCTACAAGTAATCTACTTCCCTTGCTCAGCGACTCTTTCACTGTAAACACCTTCTGGCCTCGGCAGTGGCAGCACGTGCCTCGAGTCTGCATCCTGCAATAGCAGTGTGTCTACCACAATCATCAGATTCGCTGTGGCTGAACGTAAGTCCCGCGACTCGCTTCGAACTTTTCCGCCGAGCGAGCTGCCAGATCGATCTGCCGGCGAGCGGTGCGTGCATGAATATCTTCGTTGCGCGTTGGACCAGCTCCCGAACCACATGTTCCGGAGCCCATCATGCCTCGCTTCATCGGCGGCATTCCTGGAAGATACTGACCGCGGCGCTAGCACCCAAGGCGGCAAAGAGTGTCCGCCGAGCGAATCTAACCACCGCGAAAAATGTTGGTGGGTAACGCTATTGATGCGGCTACATTAATCGTCGATACCATTGGTCGTTGTCCTCCGGCTCAGCGCGAGGGCTGTCCCAAAACATGGATCCCGTCCGGGCTGGAGCCGGATCGCTGAGCGCGGGCGGACCGCTTCGTCGCCTGGTGAGAAAGCCGCCCGCAAGGATGCCGGCGACGATGACAGCACCCCACAGCACTGCCATCACCAGAGCCTCCGGCAGGCATCCAGCCCAGCCCCAGCCGATCCCGTGGAACCACATCATGTTTGCATCGCCTCCGCACTCATCACTTTGACCGCTACGGGCGGGGGCCGCTGGGCGGCATCATCGCGCCCGGTTTCATGTGCCCGTCCGGCTTCATCATTTGCTCGCCGTGCTTCATCTCGGCACAGGAGGCCATCATCCCCGATCCCATGTGGCCGTAGTGCGCGCCGCCGAAATTCCAACTCAGGAAGAAGCCCGAGAAGAAGATTGCCGCGACGATGAAGAGGCCGCCGGCGACTATTCCCACCCACGCCAATGCCTGGTTCAGGCGACTCGGTCGGTGGGGTGAGTCCGTGGGTATGTCGGTCGTGACGCCGGAGTTGTCGGCCGGTGCGGAAACGTCGCTGGCGCTTGCCATGAGTTGAATCTCCTGTCCCGAAGCAGTGGATTACTCGTCATGCTACCCCACCCAGGGTGGGGTGGGATAGCATGACCCGATGAGATGATCGCCTGACGGCAAGCCAGAGGGAGACAGCGATGCCTCAGGAAATGACAGCGAAGAAGCGGGCGGCGCTCAACCGACTCAGGACGGTGCGCGGACATCTCGACGGGATCATTCGCATGCTGGAAAACGACGCTTACTGCATTGACGTCATGAAGCAGATTTCTGCTACCCAGTCCGCGTTGGAACGGACCAACCGGGTGATGCTGCACAACCACCTGGAGACCTGCTTCTCGGAGGCGGTCATGGATGGCCGAGCAGCGATCGCGGTCGACGAACTCGTTGACGCGCTCAAGTTCAGTCCCGCGTTGACCGGGCCGGATTCCGCTTTGAATGACACCGCCCCAGGTGAAGCCGTGACCGCCGGCGCACCCTGCGCCGGTTCAGAACACCAGGCCTGACCGAAGGCTGCGACCTACCCCAGCCGCTCGATGATCGTGGCGTTGGCCATGCCGCCGCCCTCGCA from Mycobacterium shigaense includes these protein-coding regions:
- a CDS encoding metal-sensitive transcriptional regulator yields the protein MPQEMTAKKRAALNRLRTVRGHLDGIIRMLENDAYCIDVMKQISATQSALERTNRVMLHNHLETCFSEAVMDGRAAIAVDELVDALKFSPALTGPDSALNDTAPGEAVTAGAPCAGSEHQA